The Aestuariibaculum lutulentum genome segment TTATCGTTAAGTTCTAAAATTTTACCGTGCATACCGCTTTTGGTAATTACTTTGTCGCCCTTTTTTAATTCTGAAGCGAATTTTTTCTCTTTCTTAGCCTTTTTCATTTGTGGTGCAATCATAAAGAAATATACCACCGCAAACATTAGTAAAAACGGTA includes the following:
- the yajC gene encoding preprotein translocase subunit YajC; translation: MGEGIGQFLPFLLMFAVVYFFMIAPQMKKAKKEKKFASELKKGDKVITKSGMHGKILELNDKDGSCVIETLSGKVKFELSAISMELSAKLNPVETKK